A DNA window from SAR324 cluster bacterium contains the following coding sequences:
- a CDS encoding molybdopterin-guanine dinucleotide biosynthesis protein MobB, with translation MEPVSASSFTPSLAFCGYSGSGKTELLLHCLKLLKACGFSPAVLKSSSEVHAAIASKDSQRFFDEGAAGVGFVNPAQALLHLPRRDFFQRTVDSEVQLRRQVPFDILLREGGKQSSDWKVVCL, from the coding sequence ATGGAACCTGTTTCCGCCTCATCATTCACTCCCTCCCTGGCTTTTTGTGGCTATTCTGGTTCTGGTAAGACCGAATTGCTGCTCCATTGCTTGAAATTACTAAAAGCATGTGGATTTTCACCGGCTGTTCTCAAAAGTTCTTCAGAAGTTCACGCTGCGATTGCCAGTAAGGATAGCCAGAGGTTTTTTGACGAAGGAGCCGCTGGTGTGGGCTTTGTTAATCCCGCTCAGGCTCTTCTGCACTTACCCAGAAGAGACTTCTTTCAGAGAACTGTAGATTCAGAAGTCCAACTCCGACGTCAAGTTCCCTTCGATATTTTGCTACGTGAGGGAGGTAAGCAATCAAGTGACTGGAAGGTGGTTTGTCT